A section of the Hugenholtzia roseola DSM 9546 genome encodes:
- a CDS encoding DUF4199 domain-containing protein, with translation MEKLLFLKAAQTGLQMAAGIFGYAFFLQILGQSPFREYEFLYLPIYAILLFVGMYGFRQKHKAGKLKGVEAISFGLTANLVTCLSYGVLLWIWLQFFPQILTDYKEMVVAYLNEAQKAAPEYYSDEFVAAAQKDLTQTTALTLALDKASKLWLIGMVIQMAVALFVKKN, from the coding sequence ATGGAAAAATTATTGTTTTTGAAAGCCGCCCAAACGGGTTTGCAGATGGCGGCAGGCATTTTCGGTTATGCCTTTTTTTTGCAAATTTTGGGTCAGTCGCCTTTTCGGGAATATGAATTTTTATACCTGCCTATCTATGCGATTCTGCTTTTTGTGGGCATGTATGGCTTTCGCCAAAAACACAAGGCAGGCAAGCTCAAAGGCGTAGAAGCGATTAGTTTTGGCTTGACGGCAAACCTTGTTACCTGTCTTTCTTATGGCGTTTTGCTATGGATTTGGTTGCAATTTTTTCCTCAAATCCTGACCGATTACAAAGAAATGGTCGTAGCCTACCTAAATGAAGCGCAAAAGGCTGCACCCGAATACTATTCTGACGAATTTGTAGCGGCAGCGCAAAAAGACCTCACCCAAACTACTGCCCTAACCTTAGCCTTAGACAAAGCCTCTAAATTGTGGCTTATCGGCATGGTGATACAAATGGCGGTCGCGCTTTTTGTAAAGAAAAACTAA
- a CDS encoding aminopeptidase P N-terminal domain-containing protein, which yields MRHTPLPNTLFIKNRAKIAQKLAPNSIAIFHSNDIMPTSADGTMPFVQHSDIYYLTGIAQEETILVLFPDAIEEKYREILFVRQTDEHIAIWEGEKYSQEAATAQSGISTVLWTKDFEGLLPTLVFQAENIYLNTNEHLRQSNEVETRDARFISFCKKTFPLHTYKRLAPLMMEVRACKEKEEIDTIAAACKITEKGFRRLLGFVKEGVMEYEIEAELLHEFIRNGSRGFAYEPIIASGANACVLHYVSNNKPCRAGDLLLLDVGAEYAGYASDMTRCIPVSGRFSDRQKAVYNAVLRVKNEAKKMLRVGTLIADYQKEVGKLMTSELIGLGLLKKHEVEQEDPKNPLYRRYFMHGTSHFLGINVHDYGFFHKKVEAGMVFTVEPGIYIREEGIGVRLENDIVVLENGYQDLMGDIPIEVEEIEDLMNA from the coding sequence ATGCGACATACTCCACTGCCCAATACGCTCTTTATTAAAAATAGAGCCAAAATAGCCCAAAAATTAGCCCCCAATTCCATTGCGATTTTTCATTCCAACGACATCATGCCCACCAGCGCAGACGGCACAATGCCCTTTGTGCAACATTCCGACATTTATTATCTGACAGGTATTGCACAAGAAGAAACCATTTTAGTCTTATTTCCAGATGCGATTGAAGAAAAGTATCGCGAAATTCTCTTTGTACGCCAAACAGATGAACACATTGCAATATGGGAAGGCGAAAAATATAGCCAAGAAGCGGCAACTGCACAATCAGGCATCAGCACTGTACTTTGGACAAAAGACTTCGAAGGGCTGCTCCCCACTTTGGTCTTTCAGGCGGAAAATATCTACCTCAATACCAACGAACACCTGCGCCAAAGCAATGAAGTAGAAACGCGTGATGCCCGTTTTATCAGTTTTTGTAAGAAAACCTTTCCACTGCATACCTACAAACGCCTTGCGCCCTTGATGATGGAAGTGCGTGCCTGCAAGGAAAAAGAAGAAATTGATACCATAGCGGCAGCCTGCAAGATTACAGAAAAAGGATTTCGCCGTCTGCTTGGCTTTGTCAAGGAGGGAGTGATGGAATACGAAATTGAGGCAGAACTTTTGCACGAATTTATCAGAAATGGCTCGCGCGGTTTTGCCTACGAACCTATCATTGCTTCGGGTGCAAATGCTTGTGTGCTACACTATGTAAGCAATAACAAGCCTTGTCGGGCAGGCGATTTGTTGCTTTTAGATGTAGGGGCAGAATATGCAGGCTACGCCTCCGACATGACGCGCTGCATACCCGTCAGCGGACGTTTTTCGGATAGACAAAAGGCGGTCTATAATGCCGTCTTGCGTGTGAAAAATGAGGCAAAAAAGATGCTTCGCGTGGGTACGCTTATCGCAGATTACCAAAAAGAGGTAGGCAAACTGATGACTTCCGAGCTTATCGGTTTGGGTCTGCTCAAAAAACACGAAGTAGAACAAGAAGACCCCAAAAATCCACTTTACAGACGCTATTTTATGCATGGCACGTCGCATTTTTTGGGTATCAATGTCCATGATTACGGCTTTTTTCATAAAAAAGTAGAGGCAGGCATGGTCTTTACCGTAGAGCCGGGCATTTATATTCGCGAAGAAGGTATCGGGGTTCGCTTAGAAAATGACATCGTCGTTTTAGAAAATGGCTACCAAGACCTCATGGGCGATATTCCAATTGAAGTAGAAGAAATAGAGGATTTGATGAACGCCTAA
- a CDS encoding zinc ribbon domain-containing protein YjdM, translating into MEQNPPCPACASPYSYEMGGRWVCSECAFEWQSESQDFQNAQNQELVVGLEVRDANGTRLADGDSVIVVKDLPVRGAPKSIKAGTKVKNIRLTEGDHNIDCKIEGFGSMALKSEFVKKA; encoded by the coding sequence ATGGAACAAAATCCTCCTTGCCCTGCCTGCGCCTCGCCTTATAGTTACGAAATGGGCGGACGTTGGGTCTGCTCAGAATGTGCCTTCGAGTGGCAATCAGAGAGCCAAGATTTTCAAAATGCGCAAAATCAGGAACTTGTAGTAGGCTTAGAAGTCAGAGATGCCAATGGAACGCGCCTCGCCGATGGCGATTCGGTGATAGTGGTCAAAGATTTGCCCGTCAGGGGTGCGCCTAAGTCAATTAAGGCGGGTACAAAGGTCAAAAATATCCGTCTAACCGAAGGCGACCACAATATAGACTGCAAAATAGAAGGTTTTGGCTCTATGGCTCTCAAATCGGAATTTGTAAAAAAAGCATAG
- a CDS encoding 5'-methylthioadenosine/adenosylhomocysteine nucleosidase — MKHLSPFCLPFLSLLLLFFWVEKNSLLAQEKNPTAQPVAIIGAMDAEIEQFRSYLKNAKSTQLLGVTFYQGSIEDQPVVLVKSGIGKVNAALTTALLLQNFKPSAVIFTGIAGGIGENLLPGDIVISTQTAQHDFGQLSSEGISVWQTFNREEKSNPLFFPCDSALVSLAEQAAAQAQLRLVRTYDAKRKPSINKGTIVTGDVFMASSQGKAKLIKDFNAAAVEMEGGAVAQICFQEKIPYLVIRSISDTADEDAERFYKKFIKVAAFNSASLVIEMLKLME; from the coding sequence ATGAAACATTTATCTCCCTTTTGTTTGCCTTTTTTGAGCCTTTTGCTGCTCTTTTTTTGGGTAGAAAAAAATAGCCTTTTGGCACAAGAAAAGAACCCTACTGCCCAACCTGTGGCAATTATTGGGGCTATGGACGCGGAAATTGAGCAGTTTCGTAGCTATCTTAAAAATGCCAAAAGTACACAACTTTTGGGCGTTACCTTTTATCAAGGCTCGATAGAAGACCAGCCTGTGGTCTTGGTAAAATCAGGCATTGGAAAGGTCAATGCCGCCCTAACAACTGCCCTTTTGTTGCAAAATTTCAAGCCCTCTGCCGTTATTTTTACAGGCATTGCAGGTGGTATTGGCGAAAACTTACTACCCGGCGACATCGTCATCAGCACCCAAACCGCCCAACACGATTTCGGACAACTTTCCAGCGAGGGCATCAGTGTTTGGCAAACCTTTAACAGAGAAGAAAAGAGCAATCCCCTCTTTTTCCCCTGCGATTCTGCCCTTGTTTCCCTTGCCGAACAAGCCGCTGCCCAAGCACAACTGCGCTTAGTGCGTACCTATGATGCCAAAAGAAAGCCCAGCATCAATAAAGGCACTATCGTTACAGGCGATGTCTTTATGGCTTCCTCACAAGGAAAAGCCAAGCTCATCAAAGACTTCAACGCCGCCGCCGTAGAAATGGAAGGTGGTGCAGTGGCTCAAATTTGCTTTCAGGAAAAAATCCCTTACTTAGTCATTAGAAGCATTAGCGACACTGCCGACGAAGATGCAGAGAGATTTTACAAAAAGTTTATCAAAGTGGCTGCCTTCAATTCGGCAAGCCTTGTGATAGAGATGCTCAAATTGATGGAATAA
- a CDS encoding CPBP family intramembrane glutamic endopeptidase: MKTKEEKLKVLTIFITTIESPLYFFFAFITIAIVPAVGEEIVFRGITQPLFERIFKNPHVAIWLTAAIFSAVHLQFYGFLPRFVLGIIFGYLYFYGKNLTYPILGHLVNNGTTLVIMYGLGADRALDATLGMETPNMMALFPIFLVAAATVLLLLRLFRQKNKIFFDLQKH, from the coding sequence ATGAAAACAAAGGAAGAAAAGCTCAAAGTGCTAACCATTTTTATTACCACGATAGAAAGTCCGCTCTACTTTTTCTTTGCCTTTATCACGATTGCGATAGTGCCTGCTGTGGGCGAAGAAATCGTCTTTCGCGGCATCACGCAGCCCCTTTTTGAGCGCATCTTTAAAAATCCACATGTGGCAATTTGGCTTACGGCTGCTATTTTTAGTGCCGTACATCTACAATTTTATGGCTTCCTGCCGCGCTTTGTTTTGGGTATCATCTTTGGCTATCTCTATTTTTATGGTAAAAATCTGACCTACCCTATCTTAGGACATTTGGTCAATAATGGCACAACGCTGGTGATTATGTATGGCTTGGGCGCAGACAGAGCCTTAGATGCGACACTTGGCATGGAAACACCTAATATGATGGCACTTTTTCCCATTTTTTTAGTGGCAGCCGCGACGGTTTTATTGCTTTTGCGCCTATTTCGTCAGAAAAACAAGATATTTTTTGACCTACAAAAACACTAA
- a CDS encoding phosphatidate cytidylyltransferase: MKLNVSKFSELQQRIMTGILGAITVIASLMWNEWSYFLLFFLISIFSLWEFYRLLGIDGNSPLRTFGTFNGAFLFILSFLIEKFGFDSKYYLLMFISLAGAYFIKLYRKADIKPFANIAFTFLGVMYVGVPFALLNGLIFWEGNYHFEVVLGSLFILWASDTGAYFSGKNFGKRKLFQRISPKKTWEGSIGGGIFALCIGAIWATLFPILHMWQWLAISAIIVVAGTYGDLVESLFKRSISIKDSGSVLPGHGGFLDRFDGLLIASPFIVVFLKLFPSHLF; the protein is encoded by the coding sequence ATGAAACTTAACGTCAGCAAATTTTCCGAGCTTCAACAACGCATCATGACTGGCATCTTAGGCGCAATTACGGTCATTGCCTCTTTGATGTGGAACGAGTGGAGCTACTTTTTACTTTTTTTCCTTATCAGTATTTTTTCCCTTTGGGAGTTTTATCGGCTTCTGGGCATAGATGGCAATTCTCCGCTGCGTACCTTCGGCACTTTCAATGGTGCATTTTTATTTATTCTTTCTTTTTTAATAGAAAAGTTTGGTTTTGATAGTAAATACTACTTACTTATGTTTATAAGTCTGGCGGGGGCTTACTTTATCAAACTCTACCGCAAAGCCGACATCAAGCCTTTTGCCAATATCGCCTTCACCTTTTTGGGGGTCATGTACGTAGGCGTGCCTTTTGCCCTGCTCAATGGGCTTATCTTTTGGGAAGGAAACTATCATTTTGAAGTGGTCTTGGGTTCGCTTTTTATCCTTTGGGCAAGCGATACGGGAGCTTATTTTTCAGGCAAAAACTTTGGCAAGCGCAAACTTTTCCAACGCATTTCCCCTAAAAAAACTTGGGAAGGAAGCATCGGCGGCGGCATCTTCGCCCTTTGTATTGGTGCAATTTGGGCGACTCTTTTCCCTATCCTGCACATGTGGCAGTGGCTCGCCATCTCTGCCATTATCGTAGTGGCAGGCACGTATGGCGACTTGGTAGAATCGCTCTTTAAGCGAAGCATCAGCATCAAAGATTCGGGTAGTGTGCTGCCAGGGCATGGCGGCTTTTTGGATAGGTTCGATGGCTTGCTTATCGCCTCACCCTTTATTGTGGTTTTCCTCAAACTTTTCCCCAGCCACCTTTTCTAA
- a CDS encoding OmpP1/FadL family transporter — protein MRSKNFFRFLSGSFSGLCVGLLLSSSNLLAQDSAIDPNAFGYYRDALRFSQQGLMGSARMQSVGGASTALGGDITSAYTNPAGLGLLTKSEVSFAPSLAFLGSRTEFQGEETNTFRPNLNFAHLELAIHVPSSRSDSFYKGGAFALNFTRLNTFHNRFSYEGANNQNSLIDYLLESSSRFTWGDLDNEITSNITSIEGLAYATYLINPDFIEDNGSETSYYSFVPVSPIRQLETVDTRGAQNNWNLSYGGSFGDVFFIGGGVAMQTFSYTQSRTYIEQVTGGAIDNPSAPRMLNELTLEENMGLNGVGVNASLGLIIRPLPLLRIGASFHSPTIMSIKETFDARLDVNYNNVEFEENGEVRVLGNESAETAIVESRYSLTTPWRANVGAAIFFGKRGFISADAEYVALNNANFTNRKDNLSFGADNRTIENLYHPVVNYRIGAEARFENYYLRGGAAYFADPFNPDTREGADQSLKRDRLIFTGGVGYRDEEIYFDLGGSFGRSQFLYNPYTLANNAQPTATVNSGMFNLVASIGLHF, from the coding sequence ATGCGCAGCAAAAACTTTTTCCGTTTCCTTTCAGGTTCTTTTTCAGGACTTTGTGTAGGGCTTCTTTTGAGTAGCAGCAACCTTTTGGCGCAGGATAGTGCCATCGACCCTAACGCTTTTGGCTACTATCGCGATGCACTTCGCTTTTCACAGCAGGGCTTAATGGGGTCGGCACGAATGCAGTCGGTAGGTGGTGCAAGCACCGCTTTGGGTGGCGACATCACTTCGGCTTATACAAACCCCGCAGGTTTGGGTTTGCTCACCAAGTCAGAGGTAAGTTTTGCGCCCTCTTTGGCTTTTTTGGGTAGCCGCACCGAATTTCAGGGTGAAGAAACCAATACCTTTCGCCCTAACCTAAACTTTGCACATCTGGAGCTTGCGATTCACGTGCCAAGCAGTCGCAGCGATAGCTTTTACAAAGGTGGTGCTTTTGCCCTCAACTTTACACGCCTCAATACCTTCCATAACCGCTTTTCTTATGAAGGGGCAAACAACCAAAATTCGCTCATCGACTATCTCTTAGAATCTTCTTCGCGCTTCACTTGGGGCGATTTAGACAATGAAATCACCAGCAACATTACCTCCATCGAGGGCTTGGCGTATGCAACTTATCTTATCAATCCCGATTTTATAGAAGACAATGGCAGCGAAACAAGTTATTATTCCTTTGTGCCTGTTTCGCCTATCCGTCAGCTCGAAACTGTGGATACACGTGGCGCACAAAATAACTGGAATCTTTCTTATGGTGGCAGTTTTGGTGATGTCTTTTTTATAGGTGGCGGCGTTGCGATGCAGACTTTCTCTTATACACAGTCGCGCACTTACATCGAACAGGTTACAGGTGGAGCGATAGACAACCCTTCTGCCCCACGTATGCTCAATGAACTCACTTTAGAGGAAAACATGGGACTTAATGGAGTAGGAGTCAATGCGTCTTTGGGTCTGATAATTCGCCCACTTCCTTTGCTTCGCATTGGTGCAAGTTTCCATTCGCCCACGATTATGTCTATCAAAGAAACCTTTGATGCCCGTCTTGATGTCAATTACAACAACGTAGAATTTGAAGAAAATGGCGAGGTTCGCGTCTTGGGCAATGAATCAGCAGAAACGGCGATAGTGGAATCGCGTTATAGCCTTACCACACCTTGGCGTGCAAACGTAGGAGCGGCTATTTTCTTCGGAAAACGCGGTTTTATTTCAGCCGATGCCGAGTATGTGGCTTTGAATAATGCCAATTTTACCAATAGAAAAGACAACCTTAGTTTTGGCGCAGACAATCGCACCATCGAGAATTTGTACCATCCTGTGGTAAATTACCGTATCGGCGCAGAGGCACGTTTTGAAAACTATTACCTAAGAGGTGGCGCAGCTTATTTTGCCGACCCCTTCAATCCTGACACAAGAGAAGGCGCAGACCAAAGCCTCAAACGCGATAGGCTTATCTTTACAGGCGGAGTTGGGTATCGCGACGAAGAAATCTACTTTGATTTAGGAGGCTCTTTTGGAAGGTCGCAGTTTTTATACAATCCTTACACGCTTGCCAATAACGCACAGCCTACCGCCACTGTCAATAGTGGAATGTTCAATTTAGTAGCTTCTATCGGATTGCATTTCTAA
- a CDS encoding NADH-quinone oxidoreductase subunit A → MNTTLTQLFFIFVFLIGGLIFAWIATNVGRLFRPYRPNQEKNAIYECGEEPIGRRWGRFNVRYYVLALAFLIFEVEIIFLFPWATLFEKSPAAELSQSTAIFILIEMLFFIAVLFLGLLYLWRKGWLDWEKTATLPKRKSNFLSDIDTVPVSLYDKINAKYANDKKTAE, encoded by the coding sequence ATGAACACTACCCTAACCCAACTGTTTTTTATTTTTGTCTTTCTAATAGGCGGACTAATTTTTGCTTGGATTGCGACAAATGTGGGTCGTTTATTTCGCCCTTATCGCCCTAATCAGGAAAAAAACGCAATTTATGAATGTGGCGAAGAACCCATTGGCAGGCGTTGGGGACGTTTCAATGTTCGTTATTATGTCTTGGCGTTGGCATTTTTGATATTTGAAGTAGAGATAATTTTCCTTTTCCCTTGGGCGACCCTTTTCGAAAAATCGCCTGCGGCAGAGCTTTCACAATCGACGGCGATTTTTATTCTGATAGAGATGCTTTTCTTTATAGCTGTTCTTTTTTTGGGGCTGCTCTACCTTTGGCGCAAGGGTTGGCTCGATTGGGAAAAAACGGCAACTTTACCAAAAAGAAAATCTAATTTTTTATCTGATATAGATACCGTTCCTGTATCTCTTTATGATAAAATTAACGCCAAATATGCGAATGACAAAAAGACGGCAGAATAA
- a CDS encoding C40 family peptidase, with translation MDFEGIEFVKNAKGETVKVVIDLTRHRKLFDDVFRAYMHEAQHQKANPVGSSAKPNVGNANPNPATAAIGKVAQNVLSEARKFLGTTYRTGGTTPAGMDCSGLTMVAFKNSGISLPRSSRDQAQVGQHIDINAVREGDLVFFATGSDPNRISHVGIISKAGDSLDDLMFVHASTSRGVVEEQLFRLDYWKKAFRHARRVIV, from the coding sequence ATGGATTTTGAAGGCATTGAATTTGTAAAAAATGCGAAAGGCGAAACGGTAAAAGTGGTCATAGACCTAACACGCCACCGCAAACTTTTCGATGACGTTTTTCGCGCCTATATGCACGAGGCGCAACATCAAAAGGCAAATCCAGTGGGCAGCAGCGCAAAGCCCAACGTTGGCAATGCGAATCCGAACCCTGCTACCGCAGCGATAGGCAAAGTGGCGCAAAACGTATTAAGTGAGGCGCGTAAGTTTTTGGGTACTACCTACCGCACAGGCGGCACTACTCCCGCAGGCATGGACTGTTCGGGGCTTACGATGGTGGCTTTCAAAAATAGCGGCATTAGCCTGCCGCGCTCGTCGCGCGACCAAGCCCAAGTGGGGCAGCACATCGATATCAATGCCGTTAGAGAGGGCGATTTGGTCTTTTTTGCCACAGGGTCAGACCCTAATCGCATCAGTCATGTGGGCATTATTTCGAAGGCAGGCGATAGTTTAGATGATTTAATGTTTGTGCATGCTTCTACTTCGAGGGGCGTGGTAGAGGAACAACTTTTTCGCTTAGACTATTGGAAAAAGGCGTTTCGTCATGCGCGTAGAGTTATTGTGTAA
- a CDS encoding cryptochrome/photolyase family protein, translating to MYYKTLRLVLGDQLNAKHTWFEQKDDSVLYVMMEMRQETDYALHHVQKVVAFFAAMRQFAADLKQQGHQVFYFKILDAENRQNLEKNVSFLIEKYKIKKFEYLLPDEYRLDVQLESLSKQLEAQQIEVSSYDTEHFLTSRHFLSDFFEGKKTYLMEFFYRTLRKKYQVLMQDSDKPLFEKWNFDAENRKAYNGKVALPPAFHFQNKTIIYTEILTEIQQAGVQTLGKIDPAHFEWTTDRTESLLLLDHFCKYSLPYFGTFQDAMYTQSTLLFHAKISFALNIKLLHPLEVIEKAVAVWQDKQFDYAQIEGFVRQILGWREYMRGVYWAQMPDYQTLNFFNHQNKLPSWFWTGETKANCLRHCIGQSLEKSYAHHIQRLMVTGNFALLAAIEPSEVDSWYLGIYADAIEWVEITNTRGMSQFADGGLVATKPYVSSANYINKMSNYCKNCFYNEKTKYGARACPFNSLYWDFYERNREKLEKNPRVSLMYKQWEKYDKEEQAKILAQAEFYKTNIEEI from the coding sequence ATGTACTATAAAACGCTGCGCCTTGTTTTAGGCGACCAACTCAACGCAAAACATACTTGGTTTGAGCAAAAAGATGATTCCGTTTTATATGTGATGATGGAAATGCGACAGGAGACGGACTACGCCCTGCATCATGTTCAAAAAGTAGTAGCCTTTTTTGCAGCCATGCGCCAATTTGCAGCAGATTTAAAGCAGCAAGGGCATCAGGTTTTCTATTTTAAGATTTTAGACGCTGAAAACAGACAAAATTTAGAAAAAAATGTTTCTTTTCTAATAGAAAAATATAAAATTAAAAAATTTGAATACTTATTGCCCGATGAATATCGATTAGATGTGCAGTTGGAAAGTCTAAGCAAGCAGTTGGAAGCCCAGCAAATTGAGGTCAGCAGTTACGATACGGAACATTTTTTGACTTCGCGCCATTTTTTATCTGATTTTTTTGAAGGAAAAAAGACTTATTTAATGGAATTTTTTTACCGTACTTTGCGTAAAAAATATCAGGTCTTGATGCAAGATTCGGATAAACCGCTTTTTGAAAAATGGAATTTTGATGCAGAAAATCGCAAGGCTTACAATGGCAAAGTGGCGTTGCCTCCTGCCTTTCATTTTCAAAACAAAACTATAATCTATACAGAAATTCTAACAGAAATACAGCAAGCAGGCGTTCAGACTTTGGGAAAAATAGACCCTGCACATTTTGAATGGACGACAGATAGAACGGAATCGCTTTTGCTTTTAGACCATTTTTGTAAGTATAGCTTACCTTATTTTGGAACTTTTCAAGATGCAATGTACACCCAAAGCACGCTTCTTTTTCATGCCAAAATTTCTTTTGCCCTCAATATCAAGCTCTTGCACCCTTTGGAGGTCATAGAAAAGGCGGTAGCGGTTTGGCAGGATAAGCAGTTTGATTATGCCCAAATCGAGGGTTTTGTACGCCAGATTTTGGGTTGGCGCGAATACATGCGTGGGGTTTATTGGGCGCAAATGCCTGATTATCAGACCCTAAATTTTTTCAACCACCAAAACAAACTCCCTTCATGGTTTTGGACAGGCGAAACAAAGGCAAACTGCCTGCGGCATTGTATCGGACAGTCTTTGGAAAAAAGCTATGCGCACCATATCCAGCGTTTGATGGTTACGGGCAATTTCGCACTCTTGGCGGCAATAGAACCGAGCGAAGTAGATAGTTGGTATTTAGGCATTTATGCAGACGCGATTGAATGGGTAGAAATCACCAACACGCGCGGCATGAGCCAATTTGCAGATGGCGGCTTAGTGGCGACAAAGCCCTATGTTTCTTCAGCAAACTATATCAATAAAATGAGTAATTATTGTAAAAATTGTTTTTACAATGAAAAAACAAAATACGGAGCGCGTGCCTGTCCTTTTAATAGTCTGTATTGGGATTTTTATGAAAGAAATAGAGAAAAATTAGAAAAAAATCCAAGAGTGAGTTTGATGTATAAACAGTGGGAAAAGTATGACAAGGAGGAGCAAGCCAAGATTTTAGCGCAAGCAGAATTTTACAAAACGAACATAGAAGAAATTTAA
- a CDS encoding tetratricopeptide repeat protein — MIKKSINIKILFLACGFFSGFIVPFSMKAAGLLQDKLQKNQQTEFYKSTRGIRTEAETQKPKSKVRGYNYHLNENTNDNQHPDQVTDKVIDKYNQAIQYENKRDFRKAFENFKIAAQGNHPKALFSLATYYEMGIGTEKSLDKAIDCLLKVIELENDNTEAMYRLGQYFEQGGEQIERNMAKAVDYYVAAYEGGHLLAGKKIKQINVENSIENQNDKNYILVKIIQTDNPNFKFQYANLIKNQTNVSDKYVFYLKEAANQNHSGAILSLGNYYYQNHMLAELRSLFEQYQAQKNAADAQWLREMTILQHSTLALTYEQAETRSVDKALWHWQKAAELGSEEAKNRLQDLQEERTLLTAGSGYRVACAFTLDDKATTLKDYFEKAEALFDKNQKGSLEQNQQAYLYYQKVSPTQNPLVLKRMGELHFYKLISQASDNEAIRFLESYLEHKADDGETYYLLGKIYQNRAYSERAKMHFEKAKSLGFEPQQR; from the coding sequence ATGATAAAGAAAAGCATCAACATAAAAATATTATTTTTAGCCTGCGGATTTTTTTCGGGCTTCATCGTGCCTTTTTCCATGAAGGCAGCGGGGCTTTTGCAGGATAAATTACAAAAAAATCAGCAAACAGAGTTTTACAAAAGCACACGAGGCATTCGAACAGAAGCAGAAACACAGAAGCCAAAGAGTAAAGTAAGGGGCTATAACTATCATTTAAACGAAAATACAAATGATAACCAGCACCCTGACCAAGTAACAGACAAGGTGATAGACAAATACAATCAGGCAATTCAGTATGAGAACAAGCGCGATTTCAGAAAAGCCTTTGAAAATTTTAAAATAGCTGCACAGGGCAATCACCCTAAAGCATTGTTTTCCCTTGCTACCTACTATGAAATGGGCATTGGCACAGAAAAAAGCCTCGACAAAGCCATTGATTGCTTGCTTAAAGTAATTGAATTGGAGAACGATAACACAGAGGCAATGTATAGGCTGGGGCAATATTTCGAGCAGGGCGGCGAACAGATAGAAAGAAATATGGCAAAGGCAGTAGATTATTACGTAGCGGCTTACGAAGGTGGGCATCTATTGGCAGGCAAAAAAATCAAACAGATAAATGTTGAAAATTCAATAGAAAACCAAAATGATAAAAACTACATTTTGGTAAAAATAATACAAACGGATAATCCTAATTTCAAATTTCAGTATGCAAATTTGATAAAAAACCAAACTAATGTTTCAGACAAATATGTCTTTTATCTAAAAGAAGCCGCCAATCAGAATCACAGTGGGGCGATTTTGAGTTTGGGAAATTATTACTACCAAAATCACATGTTGGCAGAGTTGCGCTCTCTTTTTGAGCAGTATCAGGCACAAAAAAACGCCGCAGATGCGCAGTGGCTTAGGGAAATGACGATTTTGCAGCACTCCACTTTGGCACTTACCTATGAGCAAGCCGAAACCCGTTCCGTTGATAAAGCCCTTTGGCATTGGCAGAAGGCTGCCGAATTGGGTTCGGAAGAGGCGAAAAATAGGCTACAAGATTTGCAAGAAGAAAGAACCTTGCTTACGGCAGGTTCAGGATATAGGGTCGCTTGTGCTTTCACTTTAGATGACAAAGCAACAACTCTAAAAGACTATTTCGAAAAAGCCGAAGCCCTTTTTGATAAAAACCAAAAAGGCAGTTTGGAGCAAAATCAACAGGCTTATCTATATTACCAAAAGGTTTCGCCTACCCAAAATCCTTTGGTTTTGAAGCGAATGGGCGAACTTCATTTTTACAAACTTATTTCGCAAGCCTCTGATAATGAAGCAATTAGATTCTTAGAATCCTACCTCGAACACAAGGCAGACGACGGCGAAACGTACTACCTCTTGGGCAAAATTTATCAAAATCGCGCTTATTCGGAAAGGGCGAAAATGCACTTTGAGAAAGCCAAAAGTTTGGGATTTGAGCCACAACAAAGATAA